Proteins found in one Plasmodium knowlesi strain H genome assembly, chromosome: 12 genomic segment:
- a CDS encoding membrane associated histidine-rich protein 2: protein MDSPYESPFPKFQLYHTVVRRYATNRPVIPVTSHEVYAQNYYDISPTSLIATYIFLILFISMCYRLIDKAFFQGRLINSIFGSDEENVDTTAVNESDEDDLYYLGDFEENEEHEQKEEHEQKEQQEQKEEQEQKEKKEQKVEKVPLESPEKAGSSMYS, encoded by the exons ATGGATTCCCCATACGAGAGTCCCTTTCCAAAATTTCAATTATACCATACTGTAGTTCGCAGATATGCAACTAATAGACCAGTCATTCCAGTAACATCCCACGAAGTGTATGCTCAAAACTACTATGACATTTCGCCTACTAGTCTTATTGCaacctatatttttttgattttgtTTATATCAATGTGCTATAGATTAATTGATAAG GCTTTCTTCCAAGGCCGATTAATAAACAGTATCTTCGGTTCCGATGAGGAAAATGTAGACACCACAGCTGTAAATGAATCTGATGAGGACGATTTATACTACCTTGGTGACTTCGAAGAAAACGAAGAACAtgaacagaaggaagaacatgaacagaaggaacagcaggaacagaaggaagaacaggaacaaaaggaaaaaaaggaacagaaagtTGAAAAAGTACCTTTGGAATCCCCAGAAAAGGCAGGAAGCTCCATGTACTCATAG
- a CDS encoding SICAvar, type I (fragment), giving the protein TKFWEKNGEVGNLWTELSTAMMDQNGRNGQEKEECKKLDNPSSEAACKYLHAGFEQLYDLTTPGTAATPSSSKDTKLLSNPLLRQTVGCFLLHAYAKHMKKNATCIIDKGIQKAFQSNTANCNGGTSGKGPCVPCQWQESDYDKCQINIKGSTTATETAKKKVEELVGGNEPNTESIIQNINKMEKLCDGLKCIASHLNSASGQKNASTFWTEGGEVANLWKQLSQAIIEKGKNGSGTDCNKMGDKNDRDATSPERKACQYLSAGFDKLKELTSTGATKINGNNILDKDLSFVKTMGCFLLHAYAKKMKGEAKCEIEAGIKKGFEVGNGLIKGVNCNDSSGKGPCVPCEWNEKILDSCEIKTNGGSGKTENTAVKDKLKQVQNKITETSTENLKNINITESLCEKLQCAAGKWFKNNSTTSNGNTTPTKNWCDFWEKESIKPELNSMFGQIESEGNETNALCNKFGDGNDDSVERKACNHITAGLKYIDDINPTVSGGSVNDQLLQRALGCIALNLYADQIIAKSEEKCPIDKEKINEMFHKWNQLYNKSCSTSGISVSGVRNNCFKCERNENFKNCNLLVDKDLIASSSQQNCNSSDKDNVQIQINELLEEKNTPKVKSTLSTINKMNTFCSRMQCAVKQYLKKIKNGKPPSWSEIKGVVESELKELLQNITDDEKWKDFDQYCKDDIQSNGDTPGEITAKKKACKLFALGLKHISEIKNKNKNNEDVVPLKRTMMCAALNLYADQLITKAEKQCPLDNKKLDQAIDHAFSKNTLIMNGGTSCNNQGNKSCFICNREKNTFDNCRIGQEKIKDKMEGLLEEKDNDNSKSNSTTPNMTKTLDKINEIESFCTQVQCAIKQKLNNEGKLPNGTPPSWSAIYNDAATELAELLKDMNDPTKQKNVDKYCDNHSKWNTLGHKEKHTNKAACLLFASGLQHIYGHVNDQKKGQFKGPSFGQTMGCLFLKEYAKQLKEMAKIQKEYKVHPNCSVDSGIEYAFSKSKSIMENATPPCDNNVPNSCFECKLDDYNQLRDCSIGKDKVGNKATELFTEPENKEHMEQTLENTVCPILLTDLLTPFLPLAPVSIGLSAMAYYLWKYFGPLGKGGARFRRSPAEIPGSSLQEQVLDHVEEAGPHEYQLVKERKPRSAPTRTKRSDRVNRRTIIEIHFEVLDECQKGDTQLNQKDFMELLVQEFMGSELMEEEQVPKEEVLIEGVPLEQVPIEEVPMERVPNLGSGFMV; this is encoded by the exons ACGAAATTTTGGGAGAAGAATGGTGAAGTTGGCAACTTATGGACAGAACTGTCCACAGCAATGATGGATCAGAATGGCAGAAATGgacaggagaaggaagaatgtaaaaaattggatAATCCATCTTCCGAAgcggcatgcaaatatttgcatgccggcttcgAACAATTATACGATCTGACGACGCCAGGGACGGCGGCGACGCCGTCGTCGTCCAAGGACACCAAACTTTTGTCCAACCCACTGTtgagacaaacagtgggttgttttttacttcatgcttatgcaaaacacatgaaaaaaaatgcgactTGCATCATTGATAAGGGGATACAGAAGGCATTTCAAAGTAATACTGCTAATTGCAATGGTGGTACCAGTGGCAAGGGAccttgtgtcccttgccaatggCAAGAAAGCGACTATGACAAATGCCAAATTAACATAAAAGGCAGTACAACCGCAACAGAGACtgcaaagaagaaagtgGAAGAATTGGTCGGAGGGAATGAACCAAACACTGAGTCCATCATACagaacataaataaaatggaaaaattatgtgatggtttaaaatgtatagcatcccaCTTAAATTCCGCAAGCGGACAAAAAAATGCG AGCACATTTTGGACAGAAGGCGGCGAAGTCGCCAACTTATGGAAACAATTGTCACAAGCAATAATAGAGAAAGGCAAAAACGGGAGCGGAACTGATTGTAATAAAATGGGAGATAAAAATGATAGAGATGCCACCTCCCCTGAAAGGAAGGCATGCCAATATCTTTCAGCAGGTTTCGACAAACTGAAGGAACTTACATCGACTGGAGCGACTAAAATCAATGGCAACAACATCTTGGATAAGGACCTATCGTTTGTcaaaacgatgggttgttttttacttcacgcctatgcgaagaaaatgaaaggcgAGGCGAAGTGTGAAATAGAagcaggaataaaaaaaggttttgAAGTTGGTAATGGTCTAATTAAAGGTGTTAATTGCAATGATTCTAGTGGCAAGGGACCTTGTGTCCCTTgcgaatggaatgaaaaaatcctTGACAGTTgcgaaattaaaacaaatggagGCAGTGGCAAAACAGAGAACACGGcagtaaaggacaaattaaaacaagTTCAAAACAAAATTACAGAAACCTCAACTGAAAACCTAAAGAACATAAACATAACAGAGTCTTTATGTGAAaaactccaatgtgccgcAGGGAAGTGGTTCAAAAACAACTCAACGACGTCGAACGGAAATACTACTCCAACGAAgaattgg tgtgacttttgggagaaggaaagcatCAAACCCGAACTGAATTCGATGTTCGGGCAAATCGAGTctgaaggaaatgaaactAATGCTTTATGTAATAaatttggtgatggtaatgatgATAGTGTGGAAAGGAAAGcctgtaatcatatcacagcaggtttaAAATACATTGATGATATTAATCCTACTGTTAGTGGTGGTAGTGTTAATGACCAACTGCTCCAGCGAGCACttggttgtattgctcttaacctttatgctgatcaaataattgcaaaatCTGAAGagaaatgtcccattgataaggaaaaaattaatgaaatgTTCCATAAATGGAATCAGCTGTATAATAAGTCGTGTTCGACCTCTGGTATTAGTGTTAGTGGTGTTCGTAATAATTGTTTTAAGtgtgaaaggaatgaaaattttaagaatTGCAACCTCCTCGTTGATAAAGACTTAATTGCATCATCATCACAGCAAAATTGCAATTCTAGCGACAAAGACAATGTCCAAATTCAAATTAATGAATTgctggaggaaaaaaacacccCCAAAGTGAAGTCTACCTTATCCACTATCAATAAAATGAACACTTTCTGTAGTAGAATGCAATGTGCAGTAAAACAATACCTAAAGAAgatcaaaaatggaaaaccaccatcttgg AGTGAAATAAAGGGTGTTGTTGAGAGTGAATTAAAGGAACTTCTACAAAATATTACGGATGATGAGAAATGGAAAGACTTTGACCAATACTGCAAGGACGACATCCAAAGTAACGGCGACACACCAGGAGAAATAACTGCTAAgaaaaaagcttgtaagctttttgctttaggtttaaaacacatttctgaaattaagaacaaaaacaaaaacaacgaGGATGTTGTACCACTTAAAagaactatgatgtgcgcagcacttaatctttatgctgatcaattaattACAAAAGCAGAAAAACAATGTCCCttagataataaaaaattggatcAGGCAATAGATCACGCTTTTAGTAAAAATACTCTCATTATGAATGGAGGAACTTCATGCAATAATCAAGGCAATAAATCTTGTTTCATTTgcaacagagaaaaaaacacttttGACAATTGCCGAAttggacaagaaaaaataaaggataaAATGGAAGGTCTTCTCGAAGAAAAGGACAACGACAACTCCAAATCCAACTCCACGACCCCTAACATGACCAAAACactagacaaaataaatgaaatagaatcattctgtactcaagtccaatgtgcTATAAAACAAAAACTGAACAACGAAGGGAAACTTCCAAATGGAACACcaccatcttgg AGTGCCATATACAATGACGCCGCGACAGAATTAGCGGAACTTTTAAAAGATATGAACGACCCTACAAAGCAGAAGAACGTTGACAAATACTGCGACAACCATAGCAAATGGAATACTTTAggccataaagaaaaacatacaaataaagcagcttgtttgctttttgcttcaggacTTCAGCACATTTATGGCCACGTTAATGACCAAAAGAAGGGCCAGTttaagggcccatcgtttggacaaacgatgggttgtttatttcttaaagaatatgcaaaacaattaaaagaaatggcaaaaatacaaaaagagTATAAAGTACATCCTAATTGTAGCGTAGATTCGGGCATAGAATATGCTTTTAGCAAAAGTAAAAGCATTATGGAGAATGCAACACCTCCATGTGACAACAATGttcctaattcttgttttgaatgcaaattGGACGACTATAACCAACTTAGAGATTGCTCCATTGGCAAAGACAAAGTAGGAAATAAAGCTACAGAACTGTTCACAGAACCAGAGAACAAAGAACATATGGaacaaacattagagaatacagtttgtcccatccttcttacggatctccttacccctttccttcctttggctcctgtctctattggcctttctgctatggcttattacctttggaag tattttggtcctcttggtaaaggaggagcacgtttcagaagatctcctgctgaaattccgggttcatcattacaggaacaagtccttgatcatgtggaagaagctggtccacatgaatatcaattggtgaaggaacgaaaacctcgttctgctccaacgagaacaaaacgttctgatcgcgtgaatcgtcgaacgattattgaaattcattttgaagtgttggacgaatgtcaaaaaggcgacacacaattgaaccaaaaggattttatggaacttttggttcaagagtttatgggatccgaattaatggaagaagaacaggttcctaaggaagaagttcttataGAAGGTGTTCCTTTGGAACAAGTTCCCattgaagaggttccaatggaacgtgttccaaatttaggttccgggtttatggtttag
- a CDS encoding SICAvar, type I (fragment): SEIKNVVEEELKKLLEEMSKKNDDSALKQYCDNVGSKSKDTPGEKKAKQKACKLFASGLKHISQIRDDQTKNDGPLKRTMMCAALNLYADQLISKSTDQCPLDNKKLEEAIKFAFDHNSNATKNGANSCPAGSTNSCFECKRQDSSTFGSCQIGKDKKDKVKPQLESLLEKNDQSNPNNNQEKTLEKINKIESFCTQVQCAIKQHYRTKKGQTIANGTEPSWGDIEGDAKDALKQLLEQMTKGQTESDIAEYCKNDEEWNKLGHKEKHTNKAACLFFAAGLKHIYDQKKGHVNGPSFEQTMGCLFLKEYAKQLKVMAEEQKKYKVHPNCSVDSGIEYAFSKSKNIMEKAKPPCEKNVPNSCFECTQNDDYGTCFIGAEKVQGKVEPLFKDNDQNKKHMEETLENTLCPILLTDLLTPFLPLAPVSIGLSAMAYYLWKYFGPLGKGGARFRRSPADIPGPSVQEQVLDHVEEAGPHEYRLVKERKPRSAPTRTKRSGPVNRRTIIEIHFEVLDECQKGDTQLNQKDFLELLVQEFMGSELMEEEQVPKEELFMEGVPMESIPLERVPSLGSVFMV; the protein is encoded by the exons AGTGAAATAAAGAATGTTGTTGAAGAGGAATTAAAGAAGCTTCTTGAAGAAATGTCTAAGAAGAATGATGATTCAGCACTTAAGCAATACTGCGACAACGTCGGTTCGAAGTCAAAGGACAcaccaggagaaaaaaaagcaaagcaaaaagcttgtaagctttttgcttcaggtttaaaacacatttctcaAATTAGAGACGATCAGACCAAGAATGATGGACCACTTAAAAggactatgatgtgcgcagcacttaatctttatgctgatcaattaattTCAAAATCAACAGATCAATGTCCCctagataataaaaaattagaagaGGCAATAAAATTCGCTTTTGATCATAATAGTAATGCCACTAAGAATGGAGCAAATTCATGCCCAGCTGGTAGtactaattcttgttttgaatgcaagaGGCAAGACAGTAGCACTTTTGGCTCTTGCCAAATTGGCAAGGATAAAAAAGACAAAGTAAAGCCCCAATTGGAGTCATTGCTCGAAAAAAACGACCAATCCAACCCCAACAACAACCAGGAAAAAACactagagaaaataaataaaatagaatctttctgtactcaagtccaatgtgcaATCAAACAACACTACAGAaccaaaaaaggacaaaCAATTGCAAATGGAACAGAACCATCTTGG gGCGACATCGAAGGTGATGCCAAGGATGCATTAAAGCAACTTCTAGAACAAATGACGAAGGGTCAGACTGAATCGGACATTGCCGAATACTGCAAAAACGACGAGGAATGGAATAAACTTGGCcataaggaaaaacatacaaataaagcagcttgtttattttttgctgcagggttaaagcacatttatgaCCAAAAGAAGGGCCATGTtaatggcccatcgtttgaacaaacgatgggttgtttatttcttaaagaatatgcaaaacaattgaaaGTAATggcagaagaacaaaaaaagtataaggtACATCCTAATTGTAGCGTAGATTCGGGCATAGAATATGCTTTTAGCAAAAGTAAAAACATTATGGAGAAAGCAAAGCCTCCATGCGAGAAGAATGttcctaattcttgttttgagtgcacacaaaacgaCGATTATGGAACTTGCTTCATTGGCGCTGAGAAAGTACAAGGCAAAGTTGAACCTTTGTTCAAAGACAATGACCAAAACAAAAAGCATATGGAagaaacattagagaatacactttgtcccatccttcttacggatctccttaccccttttcttcctttggctcctgtctctattggtctttctgctatggcttattacctttggaag tattttggtccccttggtaaaggaggagcacgtttccgaagatctcctgctgatattcctggtccatcagtacaagaacaagtcctcgatcatgtggaagaagctggtccacatgaatatcgattggtgaaggaacgaaaacctcgttctgctccaacgagaacgaaacgttctggtcccgtgaatcgtcgcacgattattgaaattcattttgaagtgttggatgaatgtcaaaaaggcgacacacaattgaaccagaaggattttctggaacttttggttcaagagttcatgggatcggaattaatggaagaagaacaggttcctaaggaagagcTTTTTATGGAAGGcgttcctatggaaagtattcctttggaacgtgttccaagtttaggttccgtgtttatggtttag